A window of Clostridium novyi genomic DNA:
TAATTTCTGATGATGATAGAAATAAATATGATATTACTATGGATATAACTACAGAGGGATATAAAAAAGACAAGTTTAAATGTATTATAAAATTTTATGATAAGATAAATAAAAAAGAAACTGTATATTATTTTATAAATGAATATTCTATGAATTCATGGAAATATAATTTTACAAAAGATAAGATGCCAGAGAAATTTTAAATAAAAATAAATCTTATAGTATGTTAAAAAATAAATATGGTAGTATAATGTTAATTATATTGTTAATTTTATACATAGGAGGATTATGAAATGAGTAATTGTGAAAGTTGTCCAAGTAAGGGTACTTGTAATGAACAAGAATGTTCTAAAATGTTACCTAAGTATGGGAAAATAAAAAATATAATAGGAATTATAAGTGGTAAAGGTGGAGTTGGAAAGTCTACTGTTACTGGAATACTTGCAGCAGAACTTTGTAAAAAAGGATTTAAAGTAGGAGTATTAGATGCTGATGTAACAGGACCATCTATGCCAAGAATTTTAGGTGTTAGTAATGAAAGAGCTAAAATGCTTCAAGTGGATGAAAATAAAAATGAGCCTAGGCTTATACCAGTAGAAACGGAAAGTGGAATTAAAGTAATGTCTTTAAATTTATTAATTGAAGGAGAAGATCAACCAGTTATATGGAGAGGCCCTTTAATAACAGGGGTTTTAAACCAAATGTATAGTGATACAATCTGGGGAGAACTTGATTATCTTCTTATAGATATGCCTCCAGGAACAGGAGATGTAGCATTAACAATAATGCAAAATACTCCTTTAAATGGAATGATAGTAGTATCAACTCCTCAAGATATGGTTTCAATGATAGTTAAGAAAGTTATAATAATGATAGAAAAAATGAATATAAATCTACTTGGTGTAGTAGAAAATATGTCTTATATACAATGTGATAAGTGTGGAGATAAGGTAAGAATATTTAGTAAAAAGTCTCCAGAAGAGCATGTTAAATATTTAGGGGCTCCCCTTTTAGCAGAAATGCCTATAGATCTTGATATGGTTGAAAGTCTAGAAAAAGGACAAATGGAATATTATATAAAAAATTCAGAACAATATAATGAGTTTATAAAGAATTTTATGAATAGATTAAACAAGTAATATCAATAGGTACTTCTAAAGAAGAGGTACCTATTTTAATATGAATATTAGATGA
This region includes:
- a CDS encoding Mrp/NBP35 family ATP-binding protein, which produces MSNCESCPSKGTCNEQECSKMLPKYGKIKNIIGIISGKGGVGKSTVTGILAAELCKKGFKVGVLDADVTGPSMPRILGVSNERAKMLQVDENKNEPRLIPVETESGIKVMSLNLLIEGEDQPVIWRGPLITGVLNQMYSDTIWGELDYLLIDMPPGTGDVALTIMQNTPLNGMIVVSTPQDMVSMIVKKVIIMIEKMNINLLGVVENMSYIQCDKCGDKVRIFSKKSPEEHVKYLGAPLLAEMPIDLDMVESLEKGQMEYYIKNSEQYNEFIKNFMNRLNK